Genomic window (Dehalococcoidia bacterium):
TCCAGCGCTTCTTCATCTTTATATACTTCGAAAAGGAAGAAGCGATCCGGGTCTGATTGATCACGGATTGCAGAAAACTGATAATTCCCTTCCTCGTTTGAAGTGGTTCCTATTCCATCCTGTTTTACTGCAGCAATAAAGTCATCTGCTCGACCAGGTTTCACTTTCAAATTAACCATCAAAACATGCATACCAAGCTCCTCGAAAATATATTTTCTTTAACCAAATATCGCACTCAACGTAATAACTGCCAATATTGTGATTAGAACCCCTGCCCATTGAATTTTTCTAGGTCTCTCCTTAAACAAGATGACCGCGAGGATGACAGTGGCCAATGGATGCGCTGCCACAATAGGAGCAACTATTACCACTGGCAAGAAACTTACACCAAGATTGAAAAAAATAAAGCCTGCAGCATCAATTGATCCTGCAAGCCCAATAGCCC
Coding sequences:
- a CDS encoding antibiotic biosynthesis monooxygenase, producing MHVLMVNLKVKPGRADDFIAAVKQDGIGTTSNEEGNYQFSAIRDQSDPDRFFLFEVYKDEEALEQHRQMPHFLQYREATSDIYLEEPIRYFCANVFPDDSWWTER